A genomic stretch from Flavobacterium humidisoli includes:
- a CDS encoding TonB-dependent receptor produces MKSLSALFFFILSVSIHAQSVNGIVNDGSGKSLSEVLIRDLTSKTHAHTDANGKFTLEGVEVNDSLLITKKGFSPQKIKLASFDFLTISINEKPFLLEEVKISNNLKYLNTISKIDFEIQPISNSQDLLRKVPGLFIGQHAGGGKAEQIFLRGFDCDHGTDINITVDGMPVNMVSHAHGQGYSDLHFVIPETVDNIDFDKGAYFVDKGDFTTAGYVGFNTKNALQNSSISFEGGQFDTFRTVAMFNLLNKENQSAYFAGEYMMTDGYFDAPQNFNRINLFGKYNAKMENGDRLALSVSHFKSQWDASGQIPDRAVNDGTISHYGAIDSNEGGNTDRTNFNLQYDAKIDENTHIKSSAYLSKYDFELYSNFTFFLNDPVNGDQIKQKENRTIVGFQSEYDQKLNHNWRFKFGAGLRNDHNKDVELSHTLNRKTVLEYLSLGTVNQTNLFSYSSLDFTAGKWLVNGGLRLDYFKFGYEDQLSATYTNQTQTKAIVSPKLNFLYTQNDKLNYFLKLGKGFHSNDTRVVVAQKGEKILPETYGADLGINWKPFPRMIVNSAVWYLYLAQEFVYVGDEAVVEPSGKTERKGFDFGFRYQLTNWLFWNTDYTYTHARAIDEPKGNDYLPLAPKNTLMNGISVKDLKGFSGSLRTRFLGDRPANEDNSVVAKGYCITDFSVNYQIRKVSIGVNIDNIFNTKWKETQFLTESRLANETDPVEEIHFTAGTPFNARLILKYTW; encoded by the coding sequence ATGAAATCTTTATCAGCCCTTTTCTTTTTTATTCTTTCTGTTTCTATCCATGCACAATCTGTCAACGGTATTGTAAATGATGGAAGCGGAAAATCTTTATCAGAAGTATTAATTCGTGATTTAACCTCAAAAACACACGCACATACTGATGCCAATGGAAAATTTACATTAGAAGGAGTTGAGGTAAATGATAGTTTGCTGATTACAAAAAAAGGATTTTCTCCTCAAAAAATTAAACTTGCTTCTTTTGATTTTTTAACGATTTCAATAAATGAAAAGCCTTTTTTACTAGAAGAAGTTAAGATTAGTAATAATTTAAAATACCTAAATACTATTTCTAAAATTGATTTTGAAATCCAACCAATTTCAAATTCTCAGGATCTGCTGCGAAAAGTTCCAGGACTTTTCATCGGTCAGCATGCAGGAGGAGGAAAAGCAGAACAGATTTTCTTAAGAGGTTTTGACTGTGATCACGGAACCGATATTAATATTACAGTTGATGGAATGCCAGTAAACATGGTTTCGCACGCCCACGGGCAAGGTTATTCCGATCTGCATTTTGTGATTCCAGAAACAGTAGATAATATTGATTTTGATAAAGGAGCCTATTTTGTAGATAAAGGCGATTTTACAACTGCTGGATATGTTGGCTTTAATACTAAAAATGCTTTACAAAACAGCTCTATTTCTTTTGAAGGCGGGCAGTTTGATACCTTTCGTACTGTTGCTATGTTTAATTTATTGAACAAAGAAAACCAATCGGCTTATTTTGCGGGAGAATACATGATGACCGATGGCTATTTTGATGCTCCACAGAACTTTAACCGAATTAATTTGTTTGGAAAATACAATGCTAAAATGGAGAACGGAGATCGTCTGGCTCTTTCGGTTTCACATTTTAAAAGCCAGTGGGATGCCAGCGGACAAATTCCGGACCGTGCGGTAAACGACGGAACAATTTCGCATTACGGAGCAATTGATTCTAATGAAGGAGGAAACACCGACAGAACCAATTTCAATCTACAATACGATGCAAAAATTGACGAAAATACGCATATTAAAAGCAGTGCTTATTTAAGCAAATATGACTTTGAACTGTATTCTAATTTTACTTTTTTCTTAAACGATCCTGTTAACGGTGATCAGATTAAACAAAAAGAAAACAGAACTATTGTAGGTTTTCAGTCTGAATACGATCAGAAATTAAACCATAATTGGCGTTTTAAATTTGGGGCAGGGCTTCGAAATGATCATAATAAAGATGTAGAGTTATCTCACACATTGAACAGAAAAACAGTTCTAGAGTATTTGAGTTTAGGAACTGTAAACCAGACCAATTTGTTTAGTTATTCAAGTCTTGATTTTACAGCAGGAAAGTGGTTAGTGAATGGAGGATTGCGTTTAGATTATTTCAAATTTGGGTACGAAGATCAATTGTCTGCAACTTATACCAATCAGACGCAAACCAAAGCAATTGTGAGTCCAAAATTGAACTTTTTGTATACTCAGAATGATAAATTAAACTATTTCCTGAAATTAGGAAAAGGATTTCACAGCAACGATACTCGAGTAGTGGTGGCGCAAAAAGGAGAAAAGATTCTTCCAGAAACGTATGGAGCAGATTTAGGGATCAATTGGAAACCATTTCCACGCATGATTGTTAATTCAGCAGTTTGGTATTTGTATTTAGCACAGGAATTTGTTTATGTGGGAGATGAAGCGGTTGTTGAACCAAGCGGAAAAACAGAAAGAAAAGGTTTCGATTTTGGTTTCAGATATCAATTGACTAATTGGTTATTCTGGAATACCGATTACACATACACACACGCAAGAGCAATTGATGAGCCTAAAGGAAATGATTATCTTCCATTAGCTCCAAAAAATACTTTAATGAACGGAATTTCGGTAAAAGATCTAAAAGGATTTTCAGGAAGTTTGAGAACCCGTTTCTTAGGCGACAGACCAGCAAACGAAGACAATTCGGTTGTAGCAAAAGGTTATTGCATTACCGATTTTTCTGTGAATTATCAGATAAGAAAAGTTTCAATCGGTGTAAACATCGACAATATTTTCAATACAAAATGGAAAGAAACGCAATTTTTAACCGAATCAAGACTGGCAAATGAAACCGATCCTGTCGAAGAAATTCATTTTACAGCAGGAACTCCGTTTAATGCACGTTTGATTTTGAAATACACATGGTAG
- a CDS encoding CPBP family intramembrane glutamic endopeptidase, with protein sequence MSLFTPLLWILLIAPIIVIACFKSEKPNLKYLGFFILYFLADVFLQASGKQLINLDLKFNWAGKFLSLVLGLLIIFSVSKEERIKIGFTSKTNSKASLKFGLLVFFGFTLFDIIFKLILFPKGNAFNLETFLFQATMPGLTEEILFRGISLWLLDKAFAPTWNYRGIKFGWAFVIVTVLFGVSHGAILDQDLHLKLDIITMVYLTLISSLSVGILRQFSGNLIYSILGHNTINLINAVIRIL encoded by the coding sequence ATGTCATTATTTACACCTCTTCTTTGGATTTTGTTAATCGCTCCGATTATTGTGATCGCGTGTTTCAAATCGGAAAAACCGAATTTAAAATATTTAGGATTCTTTATTTTATATTTTCTTGCAGATGTATTTTTACAGGCTTCAGGAAAACAACTCATAAATCTTGATTTAAAGTTCAATTGGGCAGGAAAATTTCTGAGCTTAGTTTTAGGATTGCTTATAATCTTTTCAGTATCAAAAGAAGAAAGAATTAAAATCGGATTTACTTCTAAAACCAATTCAAAAGCAAGCTTGAAATTCGGATTATTGGTTTTCTTCGGATTCACTTTGTTCGACATTATTTTTAAGCTCATTTTATTTCCAAAAGGAAATGCCTTCAATCTAGAAACTTTTCTTTTTCAAGCCACAATGCCTGGATTAACAGAAGAAATTCTTTTTAGAGGAATCTCTTTGTGGCTTTTAGACAAAGCTTTTGCGCCAACATGGAACTATCGAGGCATTAAATTTGGCTGGGCGTTTGTTATCGTAACGGTTTTATTTGGAGTTTCTCACGGAGCAATTCTGGATCAGGATTTACATTTAAAATTAGATATTATTACAATGGTATACTTAACCTTAATTTCTTCATTAAGCGTTGGTATTTTAAGACAGTTTTCTGGAAATCTTATTTATTCTATTCTAGGGCATAACACGATTAATTTGATCAATGCGGTTATTAGAATTTTATAA
- a CDS encoding sensor histidine kinase, with the protein MPNTTSTSGFFLDKMAPLNFDHFFTKRNRILLHVFMWFGFAVLLFLSYVIGYHLMYFDAVLLTLRMAAVNMIVFYMLFYLLLPKIFSGSKTRIIMLLLLVFPVSIFVWMAATYFISLLYHALGFEITFGELKDVIKKSANQTFLEAVSPKRMLSQTIIIISLLSPFCFAKILVEITKLYNKKFQIEREKTALEIQNIQIEKDFLKAQLNPHFLFNTLNNLYGLTVRKDNLAPELILNLSDIMSYTLYESNTEIVRLEKELDFIKNYIALEKMRYADDANIQVTIEGQTAGLFVAPLLTFTFIENAFKYGLKSKNAFVKLDIKMENNNFWFSLENDSEATENDSDFGGIGVENARKRLELLYPDQYKLEIKRLENSFKVDLKIVLRK; encoded by the coding sequence ATGCCAAATACCACATCGACTTCGGGATTTTTTTTAGATAAAATGGCGCCGCTGAATTTTGATCACTTTTTCACTAAAAGAAATCGAATTTTATTGCACGTTTTTATGTGGTTTGGGTTTGCTGTATTACTCTTTCTAAGTTATGTTATTGGCTATCATTTAATGTACTTTGATGCCGTTCTGCTTACATTGAGAATGGCTGCGGTAAATATGATTGTGTTTTATATGCTGTTCTATTTACTGTTGCCAAAGATATTTTCAGGAAGTAAAACCCGAATTATAATGCTGCTGCTATTGGTTTTTCCAGTTTCCATATTTGTCTGGATGGCGGCAACGTATTTTATTTCACTGTTATATCATGCTTTAGGTTTTGAAATTACTTTTGGAGAACTGAAAGATGTCATTAAAAAGAGTGCAAACCAAACTTTTCTAGAAGCAGTTTCTCCAAAAAGAATGCTTTCGCAGACCATAATTATTATCTCATTGCTTTCGCCTTTTTGTTTTGCTAAAATATTGGTAGAAATCACGAAATTGTACAACAAGAAATTTCAAATTGAAAGAGAAAAAACAGCTTTAGAAATTCAGAATATTCAAATTGAGAAAGACTTTCTGAAAGCACAGTTAAATCCGCATTTTTTATTTAATACCTTAAATAATCTGTACGGATTAACGGTTAGAAAAGACAATCTGGCTCCAGAATTAATCTTGAATCTTTCGGATATTATGAGCTACACGCTCTACGAATCGAATACCGAAATTGTCCGTTTGGAAAAAGAATTGGATTTCATCAAAAATTATATCGCTTTAGAAAAAATGCGTTATGCAGATGATGCCAATATTCAAGTTACTATTGAAGGACAAACTGCAGGACTTTTTGTTGCACCGCTTCTAACCTTTACTTTTATTGAAAATGCTTTTAAATATGGTTTAAAAAGCAAAAATGCTTTTGTAAAACTCGACATTAAGATGGAAAACAATAATTTTTGGTTTAGCTTAGAGAACGATTCGGAAGCAACGGAAAATGATTCTGATTTTGGCGGAATAGGAGTAGAGAATGCCCGTAAACGTTTAGAATTGCTGTATCCCGATCAATATAAATTAGAAATTAAAAGACTGGAAAACTCGTTTAAAGTCGATTTAAAAATAGTTTTAAGAAAATAA
- a CDS encoding LytR/AlgR family response regulator transcription factor, producing MEKLTCIVVDDEPIARDIIESFIAEIPFLELKDSFAEASKALLFLQENEVDIIFSDIEMPKFNGLELAQSLTKAPVIIFITAHRNFALEGFETGAVDYLLKPVRFDRFLKAVNRAKEYLSLKKTTSVHQINSDRIFIKSDGKLIKILLSEILYVEAQGDYLKFVINGGSYTTLGTLKSMEEVLKLPMFFRVQRSFILNLEAVRSLNGNVVELIDGKTISAALNKKEELYSLLGIK from the coding sequence ATGGAAAAACTGACATGCATTGTTGTAGACGATGAACCAATTGCAAGAGATATTATCGAATCTTTTATTGCTGAAATTCCGTTTCTGGAACTAAAAGACTCGTTTGCAGAAGCTTCTAAAGCATTATTGTTTCTGCAGGAAAATGAAGTTGATATAATTTTCAGCGACATCGAAATGCCTAAATTTAATGGTTTAGAATTGGCGCAGTCGCTTACGAAAGCTCCAGTTATTATTTTTATCACGGCACATCGCAATTTTGCTTTGGAAGGTTTTGAAACCGGAGCAGTCGATTATCTGTTAAAACCCGTTCGTTTTGATCGTTTCTTGAAGGCGGTAAATCGCGCCAAAGAATATCTTTCACTAAAGAAAACAACTTCGGTTCATCAAATCAATTCCGATCGTATTTTTATTAAATCGGATGGAAAACTGATTAAAATTCTTTTGAGTGAAATTCTTTATGTCGAAGCGCAGGGCGATTATCTGAAATTTGTTATTAATGGCGGCTCGTACACTACTTTAGGAACATTAAAGTCAATGGAAGAAGTGCTGAAACTGCCCATGTTCTTTCGGGTGCAGCGTTCTTTTATTCTAAATCTCGAAGCGGTGAGAAGTCTCAACGGAAACGTGGTCGAATTGATTGATGGAAAAACCATTTCTGCGGCGTTGAATAAAAAAGAGGAATTGTATTCGTTGCTAGGGATTAAGTAG
- a CDS encoding hybrid sensor histidine kinase/response regulator transcription factor, with amino-acid sequence MRKFFLFLYFSFFSINFSNAQDYYFKHFQVEEGLSNNTVLTSIQDNDGFMWFGTKDGLNRFDGYRFKTYRSNGDPIHSLGSNYIQSLHEHNGTIWVGTDKGLYHYDKKHDNFTILNEAINDRINDINHDQKDNIWFVSGNILYKYAPKKRETTTFNPSKYFITTSITKDYKGEIWASSLNKIYHYSEENLSFENIPLNPPADKANFRITVIYAVDRENIIIGTLDHGVLLYNRKDKTTSELKFGIKEPVFVRQFRKKGNDELWIASESGVYVYNLKTKTAINLKKKYNDPYAISDNAAYSITIDKENGIWIGTYFGGVNYHQKQYTQFKKYFPQNNQNSISGSAVREIHKDDHGDLWIGTEDAGLNRFNPKTQKFTTYPVSYYNIHALMPRKDKIWVGTFEHGLDVLDRNSGAIIKHYSANDGQSGLHSNFIFSFYEMKNNDLIVVTTSGLYRYNEQADNFEILKFFPETYHYTNMKEDSDGNLWAGSYRDGLLFYNPKTKKKEVFTYDYKNPKGISNNTINAIFEDSSKNLWIATENGLNLVNRQNHTFTKFTTKNGMPSNVFYSILEDDSKNLWLTTSKGLVKFGPDHKAIKIFTTANGLLSDQFNYNSAFKDANGDMYFGNLNGMISFNPKHFSKNKYTPFIYITNLQINNKDIEVNSPDSPISQSISFLDELELNNSQSTFNLEFASLNYTAPELTEYWFQLENVNNDWVYLGRNNKVFFTELAPGDYVFKVKSLNSFGVWSKEIKLKITILPPFYASTYAYILYFILFCAGLYYIIRYSQNLTQIKNNRKIKHLNDEKEKEIYQAKIDFFTNVAHEIRTPLTLIKGPLEKLLGMKYESEEVPQHLSIMKKNTSRLLKLVNELLDFRKSEIGGLKLTFVEANISSMVRNFHLRFSQLIEERELEFQLELGEKDIHAFVDKEAFKKILSNLINNAIKYSNKKVFISLFRDEKKLHLIVKNDGNVIPIHLKHKIFEPFFRVDNNSIASGTGIGLSLAHSLAQLHNGSLELIEDANYNIFELVVPLHQEEEFMLYADAEKEQTENETPKATVEIKNEKAQILVVEDNEDLLSFITTELAGTYTVLKAENGEEAIKIIHNQNIQLVISDVTMPIMDGIEMCKKIKTNLETSHIPVILLTAKNSLKSQIDGLEVGADAYVAKPFSMDYLKVQANNLIENRRQIMNYYASSPLSHIKSIAHNKTDEKFLKKLDDEILKNITDQDLSVESLAEIMNMSRSTLYRKIKDITNLSPNELINIVRLKRAAELLLNENYKMYEIAEMVGYKSQTSFGRNFQKHFNMSPTDYINANR; translated from the coding sequence ATGCGTAAATTCTTTCTTTTTTTATATTTCAGCTTTTTTTCGATAAATTTTTCGAATGCGCAAGATTATTATTTTAAACATTTTCAGGTTGAAGAAGGACTTTCAAACAACACTGTTTTAACCTCAATTCAGGATAATGATGGTTTTATGTGGTTTGGAACCAAAGATGGTTTGAACCGCTTTGATGGCTATCGTTTTAAAACGTACAGAAGCAATGGAGATCCGATACATAGTTTAGGAAGCAATTATATACAGTCGCTGCACGAACATAACGGTACGATCTGGGTTGGAACTGATAAAGGTTTGTATCATTACGACAAAAAGCACGACAACTTTACGATTTTGAATGAAGCCATAAATGATCGTATTAATGACATCAATCACGACCAGAAAGACAACATTTGGTTTGTTTCGGGCAACATTTTGTATAAGTATGCACCAAAAAAGAGAGAAACAACCACTTTTAATCCGAGCAAATATTTTATCACAACTTCGATTACAAAGGATTATAAAGGCGAAATCTGGGCTTCTTCTTTAAATAAAATTTATCATTATTCGGAAGAAAACCTTTCTTTTGAGAATATTCCATTAAATCCTCCGGCAGATAAAGCTAATTTTAGAATTACGGTTATTTATGCCGTTGATCGCGAAAATATCATAATCGGTACACTCGATCACGGTGTACTGCTATATAATAGAAAAGACAAAACCACAAGTGAACTTAAATTTGGAATCAAAGAACCGGTTTTCGTGCGTCAATTCAGAAAAAAAGGCAATGATGAACTTTGGATTGCAAGCGAATCAGGCGTTTATGTTTATAATTTGAAAACCAAAACGGCTATAAATCTTAAAAAAAAATACAACGATCCCTATGCGATTTCAGACAATGCGGCCTACTCGATCACTATCGATAAAGAAAACGGAATCTGGATTGGAACGTATTTTGGAGGTGTCAATTACCATCAGAAACAGTATACACAGTTTAAAAAGTATTTTCCGCAGAACAATCAGAACTCCATCAGCGGAAGCGCAGTTAGAGAAATTCACAAAGACGATCACGGCGATTTATGGATCGGAACCGAAGATGCGGGCTTAAATCGTTTTAATCCGAAAACACAAAAGTTCACTACTTATCCGGTTTCTTATTATAATATTCATGCTTTAATGCCTCGAAAAGATAAAATCTGGGTCGGAACTTTTGAGCATGGTTTGGATGTTCTAGACAGAAATTCTGGCGCAATTATCAAACATTACAGCGCAAATGACGGCCAAAGCGGATTGCATAGCAATTTTATCTTTTCTTTTTATGAAATGAAAAACAATGACCTGATTGTTGTAACGACATCTGGACTTTACCGTTACAATGAACAAGCCGATAATTTTGAAATACTGAAATTCTTTCCAGAAACTTATCATTATACGAATATGAAAGAAGACAGCGATGGCAATCTCTGGGCTGGAAGTTACCGCGACGGATTGTTGTTTTATAATCCGAAAACAAAGAAAAAAGAAGTTTTTACGTATGATTATAAAAATCCAAAAGGAATAAGCAACAACACAATAAATGCCATTTTTGAAGACAGTTCAAAAAACCTATGGATTGCCACCGAAAACGGACTGAATCTCGTAAACAGACAGAACCACACTTTTACCAAATTCACAACCAAAAACGGAATGCCAAGCAATGTTTTCTATTCTATTTTGGAAGATGATTCGAAAAATCTGTGGCTGACAACTTCCAAAGGTCTGGTAAAATTTGGTCCAGATCATAAAGCAATCAAGATTTTTACCACCGCTAACGGATTATTGAGCGATCAGTTCAATTACAATTCGGCTTTTAAAGATGCAAACGGCGATATGTATTTTGGAAATCTAAACGGAATGATCAGTTTCAATCCGAAGCATTTCAGCAAAAATAAATACACGCCTTTTATTTACATTACCAATCTTCAGATTAATAATAAGGATATTGAGGTAAATAGCCCAGACTCTCCTATTTCGCAATCTATTTCGTTTTTGGACGAACTGGAACTCAACAACAGCCAGTCGACTTTTAATTTGGAGTTTGCTTCTTTAAACTATACCGCACCAGAATTGACCGAATATTGGTTTCAGCTCGAAAACGTCAATAATGACTGGGTTTATTTAGGAAGAAACAACAAAGTTTTCTTTACCGAACTGGCGCCGGGCGATTATGTTTTTAAAGTAAAATCCTTGAATAGTTTTGGGGTTTGGAGTAAAGAGATAAAACTCAAAATTACCATTCTGCCTCCATTTTATGCCAGCACTTATGCGTATATATTGTATTTTATCTTATTCTGCGCCGGATTGTATTATATTATCCGTTATTCTCAAAATCTGACTCAGATTAAGAATAACCGCAAAATAAAGCATTTAAACGACGAAAAAGAGAAAGAGATCTATCAGGCAAAAATTGATTTTTTTACGAATGTAGCGCACGAAATCAGGACGCCTTTGACTTTGATTAAAGGTCCGCTGGAAAAGCTTTTAGGTATGAAATACGAATCGGAAGAAGTGCCTCAGCATCTTTCGATCATGAAGAAAAACACTTCGCGTTTATTGAAACTGGTAAATGAATTACTGGATTTTAGAAAATCTGAAATCGGCGGTTTGAAGTTGACTTTCGTCGAAGCGAATATTTCTTCGATGGTTCGAAATTTCCATTTGAGATTCAGCCAGCTAATTGAAGAACGCGAACTGGAATTTCAATTGGAGTTAGGCGAAAAAGACATACATGCTTTTGTTGATAAAGAAGCTTTCAAAAAGATTTTGAGCAATTTGATCAACAACGCTATTAAATATTCGAATAAAAAGGTTTTCATTTCTTTATTCAGAGATGAAAAGAAACTCCATTTAATTGTAAAAAATGACGGAAATGTGATTCCAATTCATTTAAAACACAAGATTTTTGAACCGTTTTTTAGAGTTGACAACAACAGTATCGCTTCAGGGACTGGTATCGGACTTTCGTTAGCGCATTCTCTAGCGCAGTTACACAACGGAAGTTTAGAATTGATTGAAGACGCGAATTACAATATCTTCGAATTGGTTGTTCCTTTGCATCAAGAAGAAGAATTTATGCTTTACGCCGATGCTGAAAAAGAACAGACGGAAAATGAAACTCCAAAAGCAACTGTTGAAATTAAAAACGAAAAAGCTCAGATTTTGGTGGTGGAAGACAATGAAGATCTTCTGAGTTTTATTACTACTGAATTGGCTGGAACTTACACTGTTCTAAAAGCAGAAAATGGCGAAGAAGCCATCAAAATCATTCATAATCAAAACATCCAACTGGTCATTTCTGATGTGACTATGCCAATTATGGACGGAATTGAAATGTGTAAAAAGATTAAAACCAATCTGGAAACGAGTCATATTCCAGTAATTCTTTTAACAGCTAAAAATTCGCTGAAATCACAAATCGACGGACTTGAAGTTGGTGCAGACGCTTACGTAGCAAAACCTTTTTCTATGGATTATCTGAAAGTGCAAGCCAACAATCTAATCGAAAACCGCAGACAGATTATGAATTATTATGCAAGTTCTCCACTTTCTCACATTAAAAGCATTGCCCATAATAAAACTGACGAAAAGTTCTTGAAAAAACTCGACGACGAAATTCTTAAAAACATTACCGATCAGGATTTAAGTGTAGAATCGCTTGCCGAAATCATGAATATGAGTCGTTCGACTTTATACCGAAAAATTAAAGACATTACAAATCTCAGTCCGAATGAATTAATCAATATCGTAAGACTAAAAAGAGCTGCAGAACTATTATTAAACGAAAACTATAAAATGTACGAAATCGCAGAAATGGTAGGCTATAAATCGCAAACTAGCTTTGGGCGAAATTTCCAAAAGCATTTTAATATGTCGCCAACGGATTATATCAATGCAAATAGATAA